Proteins encoded within one genomic window of Companilactobacillus zhachilii:
- a CDS encoding UvrD-helicase domain-containing protein: protein MKVMGDKTIQELSTNEIIDLMESGLNMKFSDEQIKILNNDFTKPLLVNACAGSGKTTIFILMALIAVAKGNADPDEILGITFSHKSRVDMGNRFNKFVTELSDTGLEFPVGRPNFTTFHALFYQLLRQNPEYRDAQVLTSYRLFMRDLSDQIKHPSNVITKAEMLEEMFDLNEYMINQGLTTDGILPTVTENEPLSQSIKVMAEYSRQNHDDNFYEDYVDVIDKYQELKRRDGYIDFNDMKMLLLDSMNNPEYLQYYQNIMSRYKIAVIDEFQDIDNLQWQIISKLLSPETMQHLIVIGDDDQSIYSFRGSNPQYILNYKRLLPDAQKLNLSTNYRTGEKILKRVVPLIKHNHVRLDKDLLSGRPDVGKFVLYSSKKSGFSRTSKMLKRLVKQINDPEINNDDIAILVRYNSSRMLLADWLANQEIYANINNSGAILQNNLIYRIITELMKALWQDKYKYFANQANRIGFRAYKDHTIKVETRANDEFHKLSKYLLAAEAYNAETNTPYKRTDERVQVYFNSIKRFKNKMNDSDDEATKQKLSKSLMKDLYKAAIKLTDKYFDFMEDKNFMSKVEVNDIKAYLEEEIETYTDVDAFFLDEEQKKNILSSRMEQGKQEHRIQFLSLHQAKGLEFKYVYLYGLTNKEVESAAVALNNWFPPEMPFDQFVKKWKLVYNKSYEFLERALQSAHIDNYKDITNNNGFNPINLDKTLDKKKEFSMFHIFYKEVENYSAFIEEERRLLYVGVTRAQQELCLRIAPDSNPLLFEMRLPKKKTKK from the coding sequence ATGAAAGTAATGGGGGACAAAACGATTCAAGAATTATCAACTAATGAAATAATTGATCTGATGGAATCAGGTCTTAATATGAAGTTCTCCGATGAACAAATAAAAATTTTAAATAATGATTTTACGAAACCGCTACTCGTTAATGCGTGTGCTGGTTCCGGCAAGACAACCATCTTTATTTTGATGGCGTTAATTGCCGTTGCCAAAGGAAATGCTGACCCAGACGAAATCTTGGGGATAACTTTCTCGCATAAATCCCGAGTTGATATGGGCAATCGATTTAATAAGTTTGTGACCGAGCTATCAGATACGGGGTTAGAATTCCCGGTCGGGCGACCAAATTTCACAACCTTTCATGCCTTGTTTTATCAACTGTTACGACAAAACCCTGAGTATCGTGATGCTCAAGTTTTAACTAGTTATCGTCTATTTATGCGTGATTTATCAGATCAAATTAAGCATCCTAGTAACGTTATAACGAAGGCTGAGATGTTAGAAGAAATGTTTGACCTCAACGAATACATGATTAATCAAGGTCTAACGACTGACGGTATTTTACCAACTGTAACCGAAAACGAGCCATTATCACAATCGATTAAGGTTATGGCCGAATATTCACGTCAGAACCATGATGATAATTTTTATGAAGATTATGTTGATGTGATTGATAAATATCAAGAATTAAAGCGCCGCGATGGATATATCGATTTCAATGATATGAAGATGTTGCTGTTGGATAGTATGAACAATCCTGAGTATTTGCAATATTATCAAAATATCATGTCACGTTATAAGATAGCGGTGATTGATGAGTTTCAAGATATCGATAATTTGCAGTGGCAAATAATTTCTAAATTACTCAGTCCCGAAACGATGCAACATTTAATTGTGATTGGTGACGATGACCAGAGTATTTATTCGTTTAGGGGTAGTAATCCACAGTATATTTTGAATTACAAGCGGCTACTGCCAGATGCTCAGAAGTTGAATCTATCAACTAATTATCGGACGGGTGAGAAAATTCTTAAACGTGTTGTTCCTTTAATTAAGCATAATCATGTTCGACTCGATAAAGATTTATTATCTGGTCGTCCCGATGTTGGTAAATTTGTCTTATATAGCAGTAAGAAATCAGGCTTTAGTCGGACTTCAAAGATGTTAAAACGACTAGTTAAGCAAATTAACGATCCTGAAATCAACAATGATGATATTGCTATTTTAGTGCGGTACAACTCTTCCAGAATGTTACTGGCTGATTGGTTAGCCAATCAAGAAATATATGCCAATATTAATAATTCTGGTGCAATTCTGCAAAATAATTTAATTTATCGAATTATAACTGAACTGATGAAAGCTCTCTGGCAGGATAAATATAAGTATTTTGCTAATCAAGCTAACCGTATCGGCTTTCGAGCTTATAAAGACCATACGATAAAAGTTGAGACTCGAGCCAATGATGAATTTCATAAATTGAGTAAATATTTGTTAGCCGCTGAAGCGTATAACGCCGAAACAAACACTCCCTATAAGCGGACCGATGAGCGTGTGCAAGTTTATTTCAATAGTATTAAACGTTTTAAAAATAAAATGAATGATTCTGACGATGAGGCAACTAAGCAGAAATTATCTAAAAGTTTGATGAAGGATTTGTACAAAGCTGCGATTAAGTTAACTGATAAATATTTTGATTTCATGGAAGATAAAAATTTCATGTCCAAAGTTGAAGTTAACGACATCAAGGCATATCTGGAAGAAGAAATTGAAACTTATACCGATGTGGATGCGTTCTTTTTAGATGAAGAACAGAAAAAGAATATTCTTTCGAGTCGAATGGAACAGGGAAAACAAGAACATCGAATCCAATTTTTGTCATTGCATCAGGCTAAAGGATTGGAGTTTAAGTACGTTTATTTGTATGGTTTAACGAACAAGGAAGTTGAAAGTGCCGCCGTCGCTTTGAATAACTGGTTCCCACCTGAAATGCCATTTGATCAATTTGTTAAAAAGTGGAAGTTGGTTTATAACAAGAGTTATGAGTTTTTGGAACGAGCTTTGCAGTCAGCACATATTGATAACTATAAAGATATTACGAATAATAATGGTTTTAATCCAATCAATTTGGATAAAACATTGGATAAGAAAAAAGAATTTTCGATGTTTCATATTTTTTACAAAGAAGTGGAAAATTACTCGGCATTTATTGAGGAAGAGCGCCGGTTACTATATGTTGGGGTGACGCGGGCACAACAGGAATTGTGTTTACGAATTGCTCCTGATTCAAATCCGTTGTTGTTTGAAATGAGATTGCCTAAGAAGAAAACTAAGAAGTAG
- a CDS encoding LysR family transcriptional regulator encodes MDIHKFKVLVDLSRTLNYTDTAENLFTTQGNISKQILALEKDLGTKLFKRAHRRIELTSEGQLILPYAQKILKDYSEMTVKLAEFQASESSIIEMQTIPTMPSYQSFTLISQFLKAYPEIQIQLKEDESYNLLTSLKAGKCEIVFARTFDFNDNDLDRIIMEDDKFVAVLPYDHALAKSHELNLAELKNEKFLILGASTNLYEPVLQLCRKAGFQPKITYRGTRVDLIMQMVQNNMGVSVMTAKTAKQFANPSVAIVPLTSNINNKLCFIRVKGHHSQANDLFWNYVLNESNGGQNDSRIIN; translated from the coding sequence TTGGATATTCATAAATTTAAGGTCTTGGTTGATTTATCAAGAACGCTTAATTATACGGATACGGCAGAAAATTTGTTTACTACGCAGGGAAACATTTCAAAGCAAATTTTGGCGTTAGAAAAGGATTTAGGAACGAAGCTTTTTAAACGTGCCCATCGAAGGATTGAATTAACTTCGGAAGGACAATTGATATTGCCATACGCTCAAAAAATTTTGAAAGATTACTCTGAGATGACAGTTAAATTGGCCGAGTTTCAAGCTTCTGAAAGTTCCATCATTGAGATGCAGACAATTCCAACTATGCCTAGTTATCAAAGTTTTACATTGATTAGTCAATTTTTAAAAGCCTATCCGGAGATTCAAATACAATTGAAGGAAGATGAAAGTTATAATTTGTTGACGTCTTTAAAGGCTGGTAAATGTGAAATTGTATTTGCGCGCACGTTTGACTTCAATGATAACGATTTGGATCGAATAATCATGGAGGACGATAAATTTGTCGCCGTTTTACCCTATGATCACGCATTAGCTAAGTCGCACGAATTGAATTTAGCTGAATTGAAGAATGAAAAGTTTTTGATTTTGGGTGCGTCAACTAATCTATATGAACCAGTTTTACAACTTTGTCGAAAAGCTGGCTTTCAACCAAAAATAACTTATCGGGGCACGCGTGTGGACTTGATCATGCAAATGGTTCAAAATAATATGGGTGTGTCAGTGATGACAGCTAAAACGGCCAAGCAATTTGCTAACCCGTCTGTCGCAATTGTACCGTTGACATCGAATATTAATAATAAACTTTGTTTCATCAGAGTTAAGGGACATCATTCTCAAGCCAATGATCTCTTTTGGAACTATGTTTTAAATGAAAGTAATGGGGGACAAAACGATTCAAGAATTATCAACTAA
- a CDS encoding HAD family hydrolase, which translates to MTKIKLIASDIDGTLFDSEHNYDVKRFNNYLDLLHQKDIKFAVASGNNRDHLEKIFQQSPNIDVFIAENGAQIYNQQETLYEKTLPNTLVNDMIQTFDKELELKALSLSGKKASYSNTAENQPLYHINNLVCVDDLTRVNDEIFKLNIQLQHEDLDTGVELLNEKYGSKIYAAVSGFGSIDIMSNNVNKSLGLQHLCQKLDLSLKNVMSFGDNTNDLEMLAESGISFAMKNAKPKILKTADHITKDDNDHDGVLNTLAEFFRL; encoded by the coding sequence TTGACAAAGATTAAATTGATAGCTTCCGATATTGATGGAACGCTATTTGATTCTGAGCACAACTATGATGTAAAGCGTTTTAATAATTATTTAGATTTATTACATCAAAAAGATATTAAATTTGCTGTTGCTAGCGGCAATAATCGAGATCATTTGGAAAAAATCTTTCAACAGAGTCCTAACATTGATGTCTTCATTGCCGAAAATGGGGCCCAAATTTATAACCAGCAAGAAACACTTTACGAAAAAACGCTCCCCAATACATTAGTCAACGATATGATTCAAACTTTCGATAAAGAATTGGAACTCAAAGCACTTTCACTCTCAGGAAAAAAAGCCAGCTATTCCAATACTGCAGAGAATCAACCTCTTTATCACATCAATAATCTAGTATGTGTTGATGACCTGACGAGGGTCAATGACGAAATATTTAAATTGAACATTCAATTACAACACGAAGATCTTGATACCGGAGTCGAATTATTAAATGAAAAATATGGCTCAAAAATCTATGCGGCTGTCAGTGGCTTTGGAAGTATCGACATTATGAGCAACAACGTTAACAAAAGTTTGGGACTACAACATCTTTGCCAAAAATTGGATCTTTCTCTAAAAAATGTAATGTCATTTGGCGACAACACAAATGACTTAGAAATGTTAGCTGAATCAGGCATCAGTTTTGCTATGAAAAATGCTAAGCCAAAAATTCTCAAGACCGCTGATCATATTACTAAAGACGATAATGATCACGACGGCGTTTTAAATACACTCGCAGAATTTTTCCGGCTATAA
- a CDS encoding PspC domain-containing protein, translated as MKRSKDNQILGGVIAGFCEKYDWNPAIGRILYVALSLTPMFPGIIVYLILLLLMERPDEN; from the coding sequence GTGAAGAGATCAAAAGACAATCAAATTTTAGGTGGAGTTATTGCTGGTTTTTGTGAAAAGTATGACTGGAATCCTGCCATTGGTCGTATTCTTTATGTGGCACTATCGTTGACACCAATGTTTCCAGGAATTATCGTTTATTTGATTTTGTTACTATTGATGGAAAGACCGGATGAAAATTAG
- a CDS encoding PspC domain-containing protein, protein MHISIRRSRSNYVFAGVIGGLSEHFQWNPTIARVLWVILSLTPFPGIIGYLVLWMLMENPE, encoded by the coding sequence ATGCATATTTCAATTAGACGTTCTAGAAGTAATTACGTATTTGCCGGTGTTATCGGTGGTTTGTCAGAGCATTTCCAGTGGAATCCAACAATTGCCAGAGTATTATGGGTTATTTTAAGTTTGACACCATTTCCGGGTATCATAGGCTACTTAGTTCTCTGGATGTTAATGGAAAATCCTGAATAA
- a CDS encoding helix-turn-helix domain-containing protein, which yields MKNLGTVLKELRKEKGLTQKELAEGVCAQSMLSAIENDVYIPNANLLINLANKLNVDLNEISLASNYTISKNDDFNQTVDKLCNQHQYKELLAFLQQDNVLDSLDTAAQMQAYYYYLGVSQLQTGALDEGLASFKLSLAEVNHLHLNTISRLGYLAMGCIDALQNNKTSAIDNIDLAFRNWNEFSYDENQNIIYYLAALIYFKLNDYQNSTAYLVDGISFIAKHDSHYMLANCYFLMARLAQEAHDDDKRLEAHQRKDLFSELYGEKVFTDF from the coding sequence ATGAAAAATTTAGGGACTGTCTTAAAAGAATTACGTAAAGAAAAAGGATTGACGCAAAAGGAACTGGCCGAGGGTGTTTGTGCGCAATCAATGTTGTCAGCAATTGAGAATGATGTTTATATTCCCAACGCTAATTTGTTGATCAATTTGGCGAATAAGCTAAATGTTGATTTGAATGAAATTAGTCTGGCATCTAATTACACTATTAGTAAAAATGATGATTTTAACCAAACAGTGGATAAGTTGTGTAATCAGCACCAATATAAGGAGTTATTAGCTTTTCTACAACAAGATAATGTACTTGATAGTTTGGATACAGCAGCTCAAATGCAAGCGTACTATTACTACTTGGGTGTTTCGCAGTTACAAACGGGGGCCTTGGATGAAGGACTAGCATCTTTTAAGCTATCTTTGGCGGAGGTTAATCACTTACATTTAAATACTATTTCACGATTAGGCTATTTGGCGATGGGATGTATTGATGCGCTACAAAATAATAAAACGAGTGCCATTGATAATATTGATTTGGCCTTTCGTAATTGGAATGAATTTTCTTATGATGAAAATCAAAATATTATTTATTACTTAGCAGCTTTAATTTATTTCAAGTTGAATGACTATCAAAATTCAACAGCCTATTTAGTTGATGGCATTAGTTTCATTGCTAAGCATGATTCGCATTATATGTTAGCTAACTGCTATTTTTTGATGGCTCGTTTAGCTCAAGAAGCACATGACGACGATAAACGTTTGGAAGCCCACCAGCGTAAAGACTTATTTTCAGAATTGTATGGTGAAAAAGTTTTTACTGATTTTTAA